AAGGTCGCCAAGACCAAGGCCGAGGACTCCAAGATCTCGATCCGCTCCATCCGCCGCAAGGCCAAGGAGACCCTCGACAAGCTCGTCAAGGACAAGGAGTCCGGCGAGGACGAGGTGCGTCGCGCGGAGAAGGAGCTCGACGACACCACCGCGAAGTACGTCGCGCAGGTCGACGAGCTGCTCAAGCACAAGGAAGCCGAGCTGCTCGAAGTCTGATGAACGACTCTTCCTGGGGTGCCCCGCAAGGAGCCGGTTACTGGGGCACGCCCGAGATGAGGGCGGCCCCGGCGGGTCCGGCCCACGATGTGCATGGCGCCCAGCAGACTCGGCCCATGCCCAACGTGCCGGACGTTCCCGACGCAGGTAGAGACGCACAGAGCCGCGAGGACCGGGACAGGGATGCCGCTCACGTCAGCGGCCCCCTGTTCCGTGACGAGAAGCCGCAGGAGCCCATGTCCACCCCGCTGCCGCCCCCGCCGCAGAAGAAGCACGCGGGGCGTGATCTGCGCGCCGCCATAGGGGTGGCCGTGGGTCTCGGCGCCGTCATCGGCGTCTCGCTGTTCATCGTGAAGGCCGCTTTCATCGGCGTGATAGTGGCCGCGGTCGTCGTCGGCCTCTGGGAGCTGACCTCGCGCCTCCAGGAGCGCAAGGGCATCGAGGCGCCCCTGGTGCCGCTGGCCGTCGGCGGAGCGGCGATGGTCGTCGCGGGTTACGCGCGCGGGCCCGAGGGCGCCTGGATCGCGATGGCGCTGACCGCCCTCGCGGTGCTCGTCTGGCGGATGACCGAGCCGCCGGACGGCTATCTCAAGGACGTCACCGCCGGGGTCTTCGCGGCGTTCTACGTACCGTTCCTGGCCACCTTCGTCGCCCTGATGCTGACGGCGGACGACGGATCGTGGCGGGTCCTGACCTTCCTGATCCTCACGGTGGTCAGCGACACCGGGGCGTACGCGGTCGGCTGGCGCTTCGGCACGCACAAGCTCGCCCCGCGCATCAGCCCCGGCAAGACCCGCGAGGGCCTGTTCGGAGCGGTCGCCTTCGCGATGGTCGCTGGCGCCCTGTGCATGGAGTTCCTGATCGACGGCGGCGCCTGGTGGCAGGGCCTGCTGCTCGGCCTCGCGGTCGCGGCCAGCGCCACCCTCGGGGATCTGGGCGAGTCCATGATCAAGCGGGACCTCGGGATCAAGGACATGGGCACCCTGCTCCCCGGCCACGGCGGCATCATGGACCGGCTGGACTCGCTCCTGCCGACCGCGCCGGTCGTCTGGCTGCTGCTGGTGCTGTTCGTCGGCTCCGGCTGACCGCTTCGGCATCCCCGCACCCTGTCCCACCTGCACGTTTCACGAGTGAGGGTCCGTCGTCCACAGGGCGGCGGGCCCTCACCCGTCTGTCTGCGACACTGGATGAACCATGCCTAAGCCCGGAGAACTCACTTTCGTCGCGCCCCGCGGATCCAAGAAGCCGCCGCGGCACATCGCCGACCTCACGCCCGCCGAGCGCAAGGAAGCGGTCGCCGCGACCGGTGAGAAGCCGTTCCGCGCCCAGCAGCTCTCGCAGCACTACTTCGCGCGGTACGCGCACGACCCGGCCGAGTGGACGAACATCCCGGCCGGATCGCGGGACAAGCTCGCCGAGGCGCTGTTCCCCGACCTGATGTCCGTGATGCGGCACATCAGCTGCGACGACGACACCACGCGCAAGACCCTGTGGAAGCTGCACGACGGGACGCTCGTCGAGTCCGTCCTGATGCGCTACCCCGACCGCGTCACGATGTGCATCTCCTCGCAGGCCGGCTGCGGAATGAACTGCCCGTTCTGCGCCACCGGGCAGGCCGGCCTCGACCGCAATCTGTCGACCGCCGAGATCGTGCACCAGATCGTCGACGGCATGCGCGCCCTGCGCGACGGCGAGGTGCCCGGCGGACCCGCGCGGCTGTCCAACATCGTCTTCATGGGCATGGGCGAGCCGCTCGCCAACTACAACCGGGTGGTCGGCGCGATCCGCCGTCTCACCGACCCGGAGCCGGACGGTCTCGGCCTCTCGCAGCGCGGGATCACCGTCTCCACCGTGGGCCTCGTCCCGGCCATGCTGCGCTTCGCCGACGAGGGCTTCAAGTGCCGCCTCGCCGTCTCGCTGCACGCCCCGGACGACGAGCTGCGCGACACCCTGGTCCCCGTCAACACCCGGTGGAACGTCCGCGAGGTGCTGGACGCCGCCTGGGAGTACGCCGAGAAGTCCGGCCGCCGGATCTCCATCGAGTACGCCCTGATCCGGGACATCAACGACCAGGCCTGGCGCGGCGACCGGCTCGGCCGGCTGCTCAAGGGCAAGCGGGTGCACGTCAACCTGATCCCGCTGAACCCCACGCCCGGCTCCAAGTGGACCGCTTCGCGGCCCGAGGACGAGAAGGCGTTCGTCGAGGCCATCGCGGCCCACGGCGTGCCCGTCACCGTCCGCGACACCCGCGGTCAGGAGATCGACGGGGCCTGCGGGCAGCTGGCGGCCTCCGAGCGCTAGGTCCTTTCGGGCCAGGGCCCAGGTCGGACGGGCGGCCGGAAACCGCCGGTGTAGCCTGGGCCCGAAATCAACTTCATATTCCGACAGGGGAGCGCCACAGCGCTGAGAGTGCGGCACCAAGGACAGGTTGGCCGCAGACCCTCTGAACCTCGCCCGGGTCATTCCGGGTAGGAAGTTCGGACCTTACTCAAGCTGTTGCGCCCTGCCCGCTTCCGGTTCGCCGGACAGCGGGCGGGGCCGCGTCTCTTCCTGGTCACCTCCAGGAGGAATCACATGAACACCACCACGAAGTACGCGGCGGCAGCGCTCGCCGCCGCGCTCGGCGTCACCGTGCTCGCGGGCTGCGGCGACGACGGTTCCGCCGGCTCCGGGGAGTCCAAGGGCCCCGGCTCCAGGACCGTGACCCTGGTCAGCCACGACTCCTTCAACGTCTCGGACAAGGTGCTGAAGGCGTTCACGAAGGAGACCGGCTACAAGGTCGAGATCCTCAAGAGCGGCGACGCCGGGGCCGCGCTCAACCAGGAGATCCTGACCAAGGGCTCCCCGCGCGGCGACGTCTTCTTCGGCGTCGACAACACCCTGCTCTCCCGCGCCCTCGACAACGGCCTGTTCACCGCGTACGAGGCCAAGGGCCTGGACACGGTCGCGGCGGACACGCAGACGGACGAGAAACACCGTGTCACGCCCGTCGACACCGGCGACATCTGCGTCAACTACGACAAGAAGTACTTCGCCGAGAAGAAGCTCGCGCCGCCGAAGACCTTCCAGGACCTGCTCAAGCCCGCGTACAAGAACCTCCTCGTCACCGAGAACGCCGCGAGCTCCTCGCCCGGTCTCGGCTTCCTGCTCGGCACCATCGCCGCGGAGGGAGAGGACGGCTACGAGGCGTACTGGAAGAAGCTGAAGGCCAACGGCGTCAAGGTCGTCGACGGCTGGGAGCAGGCGTACAACGAGGAGTTCTCCGGGTCCGCGGGCGGCAAGAAGACAGGCGCCGACCGGCCGCTCGTCGTCAGCTACGCCTCCAGTCCGCCCGTCGAGGTGCTCTACGCCGACCCGCAGCCGAAGGAGGCCCCCACCGGGGTCGCCACCGGAACGTGCTTCCGGCAGACCGAGTACGCCGGGCTGCTGACCGGGGCGAAGAACGAGGCGGGCGGCAAGGCGCTGCTGGACTTCATGATCAGCAAGACGTTCCAGGAGGACATGCCGCTGAACATGTTCGTGAACCCGGTCGTGAAGGGCGCGGCCCTGCCCGAGCTGTTCACGAAGTTCGGCGAGAGGATCGACACGCCTCCCACCGTCGCGCCCGAGAAGATCACCGCCAACCGTGAGCAGTGGATCCAGTCGTGGCAGTCGCTGGTCCTGAAGTAGACCCCGGGGCGAAGACCGCCGAGGCCGCCCGGACCCGACGCGGGGCCGGGCGGCGCGGGGCAGCGCTGCGGCTCGGCCTGATGGCCGTGCCGGTGGTGTTCTTCGCGGTGTTCTTCGCCTATCCCGTGACCGCCATCGTCGGTCGCGGGCTCAAGGCGGGGGGCGACTGGCAGTTCGGGCGGATCGGCGAGGTGCTGGCCCGCCCGGACATCCTCGACGTGCTCTGGTTCACCACCTGGCAGGCCCTCGCCTCGACCGCCCTCACCCTGCTGATCGCCCTGCCCGGGGCGTATGTCTTCGCCCGGTTCGACTTTCCCGGCAAGCAGGTTCTGAGGGCGGTCGTCACCGTGCCCTTCGTGCTGCCCACCGTCGTCGTCGGCACCGCGTTCCTGGCGCTGCTCGGGCGCGGCGGGCTCCTCGACGAGCTGTGGGGCGTCCG
The nucleotide sequence above comes from Streptomyces sp. NBC_01116. Encoded proteins:
- a CDS encoding thiamine ABC transporter substrate binding subunit, encoding MNTTTKYAAAALAAALGVTVLAGCGDDGSAGSGESKGPGSRTVTLVSHDSFNVSDKVLKAFTKETGYKVEILKSGDAGAALNQEILTKGSPRGDVFFGVDNTLLSRALDNGLFTAYEAKGLDTVAADTQTDEKHRVTPVDTGDICVNYDKKYFAEKKLAPPKTFQDLLKPAYKNLLVTENAASSSPGLGFLLGTIAAEGEDGYEAYWKKLKANGVKVVDGWEQAYNEEFSGSAGGKKTGADRPLVVSYASSPPVEVLYADPQPKEAPTGVATGTCFRQTEYAGLLTGAKNEAGGKALLDFMISKTFQEDMPLNMFVNPVVKGAALPELFTKFGERIDTPPTVAPEKITANREQWIQSWQSLVLK
- a CDS encoding phosphatidate cytidylyltransferase, with product MNDSSWGAPQGAGYWGTPEMRAAPAGPAHDVHGAQQTRPMPNVPDVPDAGRDAQSREDRDRDAAHVSGPLFRDEKPQEPMSTPLPPPPQKKHAGRDLRAAIGVAVGLGAVIGVSLFIVKAAFIGVIVAAVVVGLWELTSRLQERKGIEAPLVPLAVGGAAMVVAGYARGPEGAWIAMALTALAVLVWRMTEPPDGYLKDVTAGVFAAFYVPFLATFVALMLTADDGSWRVLTFLILTVVSDTGAYAVGWRFGTHKLAPRISPGKTREGLFGAVAFAMVAGALCMEFLIDGGAWWQGLLLGLAVAASATLGDLGESMIKRDLGIKDMGTLLPGHGGIMDRLDSLLPTAPVVWLLLVLFVGSG
- the rlmN gene encoding 23S rRNA (adenine(2503)-C(2))-methyltransferase RlmN gives rise to the protein MPKPGELTFVAPRGSKKPPRHIADLTPAERKEAVAATGEKPFRAQQLSQHYFARYAHDPAEWTNIPAGSRDKLAEALFPDLMSVMRHISCDDDTTRKTLWKLHDGTLVESVLMRYPDRVTMCISSQAGCGMNCPFCATGQAGLDRNLSTAEIVHQIVDGMRALRDGEVPGGPARLSNIVFMGMGEPLANYNRVVGAIRRLTDPEPDGLGLSQRGITVSTVGLVPAMLRFADEGFKCRLAVSLHAPDDELRDTLVPVNTRWNVREVLDAAWEYAEKSGRRISIEYALIRDINDQAWRGDRLGRLLKGKRVHVNLIPLNPTPGSKWTASRPEDEKAFVEAIAAHGVPVTVRDTRGQEIDGACGQLAASER